The genomic region GCGGCGGATCAGGAGTCGCCGCGTCGAGGACACCGGTCGACGTCCTCGCCGGAGCTGAGATCGGCCGCCTCGACGAGGTGGGCATCGCGCGCGGCCAGGTAGGCGCGGGCGCCGGCGTCGCCGTGCACCTCGGCCGCGAGCGGGGCCCAGCGGGCGCGACCGAGGAGGGCCGGGTGACCGGGGCGGCCGCGGAAGACCGCCTGGCGCAGGGTCGTGGGATCCACCGGGGCGGCGTCGAGGACGCGGCGCACCGTGGCCGCGTCGAGGCCGGGCACGTCGACCGGCGCGACGGCGAGCGCGACGGGTGGGGGATCCAGCGCCGTGGCCGCCCGGAGCGCCGCGCGCAGGGAGGCGGACATGCCGTCGGCCCAGTCGTCGGCGCGCACGACGACGGCGTCGGCCGACTCGGGGAGCGTGTCGAGCAGCGCCGCGGCCTCGTCGGCGGAGGCGCCGAGCACGACCAGCACGGGCGAGCAGCCCGCGTCGGCGAGCGCGCGGATCGCGGTCGCGAGCCACGGCGTGCCGTCCGGATGCGTCGCCAGCGCCTTGGGTCCGCCGAAGCGGGTGCCGGCGCCGGCGGCGAGCACGACGCCCGCGATCCCGGCGGCCCGCCGCCCGTCGTCGGCCGCCTCCCGTGATCCCGACTCCGCCATCCGCCCATGCTAGGAGCGCGCCCGCCGTCCCCCGCCCTCCCCGGCCGCGCGGCCTACGCTCGATCCATGGATCCCGACACCGCCTCCGCGCTCGCCCTCACCCTGTCGCTCGGCGTGCCCGTGCTCGCGATCCTCGTCGCCGTGGTCCTCGCCGTCGCCCGGGCCCGCGGGGCCGGCTGGGGCTGGTACATCGTGGGCTGCACGGTCGTCGCGCTCATGCTCGCGCTGGGCCTCGCGATCCTCGCGACGTGGTCGGCGCAGACGGGCCTCGGCTACCTCGACGAGGGCGCCAGCACGTTCGGGATCGTCCTGATGGGCATCCTCGGCGGTGTCGCCACCTTCGTCGTGGGCCTCGTCGCGGGCGTCGTCGGCCTCATCGCCGCCGCGGTCCGCCCGCGCGACCGCGTGCCGTCCTCCGCGCTCGTCCACGGGTGACCCGGCCCGCGGGCCCCGGCATCGCCCCACCGGCGACCGCCTGCCGTCCCGCCGACGCCCCGCACGCGCTCGCCGGCCGGGCCGCGTCGCCCGCGCCGCGACCGGCGTCGCGACCCGCGTCGGCCCCTCCGGCACCTTCGCCGCGTTCCTGGTCCTCGGTCTCCTCGTCATCACCGCCGCGTCGAGCCTGTTCGCGGGCCTCTACGTCGCCGGGATCGACGACGACGGCGTCGCGCTCCTCGACGAGCCCGCGCTGCACCTCGCGACGGACGTCCGCTCGCCGTGGCTCGACACCGCCGTCACCGTCTTCACGGAGGCCGCGGGCGTGTACGCCGTGCCGATCGTGAGCGTCGCCGGGATCGTCGCGTACCTGCTCGTGCTCCGGCAGATGCGGCGGGCGACGCGCGTGCTCACCTACGTCATCGCGATGGCGTTCGCCGCGTCCGTGAGCCTCAGCCGCGTCTACCTGGGTCACCACTGGCTGACCGACGTCATCGCGGGATGGCTGCTGGCCCTCGCCTGGCTCGCCGTCGTCGTCGTGGCGCACCGCGTGCGGCTGCGGCTGATGGAGCCGCGCGAGCGGGACGCGGACGGGACGTGACCGGACGCCGCCTCGTCCCTTCGGATGACGTCGGGCGCCGGGCCTCGGATCCCGGGTGCGCCCACCCCTAGCGTGAGGGCATGCGCCCCCGCCACCTCTCCCGCCTCCGGCCGCTGCTGGAGCCCGTCGCCGGATCCGTGTTCCTCGTGCTCTGGGTCGTCGCGGAGATCGGCCGGAACACGGGCCTCGCGAGCTTCGGCTTCTACGTGATGCTCGGCCTCTACACGCTCGCGATGGCCGTCGCACGGGTCGCTCCGAGGTGGGCGCTCGGGATCGTCGCGGTCGTGCCGTTCCTGCAATTGCTCGGCGCCGCGGGCGTGGCACCGCTGCAGCGGCTCGTCGCCCCGCTCGAGTCGACGTCGTGGCCCATCGCGGGCTCGGCGGTCTTCGTCGCGTTCGCCGTGGGGCTGTCGGGCGGCACGCCCATCCGCATCGCCGCGGCCGCCGTCGGGGTCCTGCACGCGGCCTGCGTGGGCTTCGCGATCGCGTCGGGCGGGCGCTGGCCGTCGTGGACCGGTACGGCGAGACGTCCATCGGCCGCGGCAGCGTCTCGCTGCAGTGGGCGCTGATCCTCTCGGGCGTCGCCGCCTCCCTCTACCTCGCGGCGCTCGGGCTGGGCATCGCCCTGCAGCTCGGCGGCCGGGGCCTGCAGGTCCGCGAGCGGCTCGAGGTCGCCGAGGCGGACCTCGAGGTCGCGGGCGTCGAGCTGCGGATCGCGCAGGAGCGCAGCGGCATCGCGCAGGAGGTGCACGACGTGCTGGCGCACTCGCTCGCGGTGGTGGTCGCCGTGGCGGACGGGTCGCGGTTCCTGCGCGAGACCCGCCCGGAGACGACCGAGGAGGCGCTGCGCGAGATCGCGGGGACGGCCCGGTCGGCGCTGCTGGACCTGCGCGGCCTCACCGAGGAGCTCACCGACGACGCGCACCGGCCGCAGCCCGGCCTCGCCGACCTGCCCGCGCTGATCCGCGGCATGGCGGCGACCGGGATGCGCGTCGACCTCCGCACGAGCGGGCGGCCCGGCGGGCTCACGCCGTCGCAGCAGCTCAGCGTCTACCGCATCGTGCAGGAGAGCCTGACGAACGCGCTCAAGCACACGCGCGGGACGGCCACCGTCGACGTCTCGTTCGTCGGGGAGAGGCCGGGCCTCGCGCTGACGGTGCGGAGCCGCGGATCCGAGCCCGAGCCGGAGCCGGCCTCGACGCTGCCCCCGGCCCGGTCGCGCGAGCCGGGCGCAGATCGTCGTGCACGCGTACGAGACCCGGCTGCTGACCTCCTGACGCGGGTCGCGGGCGACGTCAGCCCGCCGACACCCGCCGCCCCTGCACGTGCACGCCCGCGATGGCCGGCTCGCGCAGGCCCATCAGCAGCGTGAACAGGATCTGGTCGGTGGCGCGGGCGTCGTCGTCCGCGCGGATCCCGTGGGCGAGCGTGAGGGCGAGCGGCTCCCAGAGGTCCGGCCTGATCGTGAGGAAGTCGGCGTCCTTGCCCACGTCGAGGTTGCCGTAGCGGTCCTCCATGTCGAGCGCGCGGGCGCCGGCGAGCGTGCCGGTGAAGAGGAGCTCGGCCGCGCCGATCTCCACTCCCGCGTCACCCGGCTCCGACAGGTGCACCTTGAACGCGTCGTTGAGCACGCGGGAGACGAGCCACTCGTCGCCGGCGCCCACGTCGGATCCGATCGCCACGTTCACGCCCGACGCGACCGTGCGCCGCCACGGCATGGTGCCGCTCCCGAGGAACTGCTGCGACGTCGGGCAGTGCGCGATGCTGCTGCCGGTCTCGGCGAGGCGCGCGAGCTCGGAGTCCTGGCAGTGCACCGCGTGGGCGAACACGCTGCGGCGGCCGAGGAGGCTGGATCCGCCCCGCGCGGACCCGGGCAGGAAGAGCCCGTCGTAGGTGTCGAGGTAGGTGTCGGTGCCGAAGACCTCGCGGACGGCGGCGATCTCGCCCGTGCCCGGCCGGTCGTTCTCGTTGAGGTGCGAGTGGAAGTGGACGCCCTCGCCGCGCGCCACGTCGTACAGCTCGCCGAGGCCGCGGAGCGTCGTCGGCGTCACCGAGAGGCTGAAGCGCGGCACGATCGCGACCTGGAGCATGGCCGTCGTCGCGTCGCCGGTGTCGACGGCGTGCCAGCGGTCGATCTCCGCGCACGACAGCGCGATCGCGTCCTCCTCCGAGGTGAGCAGCGGGGTAGCGGGGCCGGAGCCGACCGTCTGGATCCCGCGGCCGCTCACCAGCCGCAGCCCGGCGTCGCGGGAGGCCTCGAACAGGGCGTCCTGGGCGTGGGGGAACGCGGATCCGAACACGAGCGCGCTCGTCGTGCCCGCCATGACCCGGCGCCGCGTGAAGTCGGCCGCGATCATGCGCGCGAAGCCCTCGTCCTCGAGCCGCGCCTCGGACGGGAACACGCACGAGTCGAGCCACTCGAGGAGCTGGCCGCCGCCGTGCGCGCTCGTCGTGTACGTCTGCGGGAAGTGCACGTGCGCGTCGACGAACCCGGGGATGAGGAAGTCGGACGCGTCGCCGTGCACGGGCGCGTCGGCGAAGGCGGCCGGGAGCTCGCGGAACGGGCCGACCCAGGCGATGCGGCCGGCGTCGTCGACCGCGAGCGCGCCGTCGGGGACGGAGACGAGGTGGCGGCGGGCGTCCTGCACGAGGGGCGATCCCGTGATGTGGAGCACGTGGCCGCGGTGGACGGCGCGGCGGGCGGCCGGGGCGGACGCGTCGGGGGATGGCGTGGTGCGGGGGTCGCTCATGCGGATCCGTTCGCTCGGATGGTGCGTGACGGGGCGGGACGGCGTGGCGGCGGTGCAGCGGGCGCGGTCCCCGGACGATGTTCGACCGCGGCCGCGCGCCGGGCATCCGACACGCCGCGCGGGACGGCCGCGCTCAGGTAGCCGTCCTACTCCTGCTCCGCCGGCTCGTCGTCGCGGCCGCCGGCGTCGTGCCGTCTCGCGATCCGGGCCTCCTCCGCGAGCAGCGGCTGGAGGAGGGCGTCGATGCGTTCCAGCCGACGGCGGCGCACGGTGGCCATGCCCGCGACCGCGACGGCGATCGCCGCCGGCAGCGACCAGGCGTACGGCGGCCCGCCGGGCACCCCGAGCGCGATCGTGCCGATGAGGAGCACGGCCGCGACGAGCACCGCCCACGGTCCGCCGAGCTGGTCGTGCACCTCGCGGCGGCGGAGCAGGAGGAACCGCCACGAGTCGGCGTCGGCGTCGGCCGGCAGGTGGCCGTCGTCGATCGCCTCGGACACGTCGACCCAGCGCAGGCGCGATGGCGTTCCGCGGCGCCGCAGGGAGAACCCGACCGTGATGATGAGGCCCGCGACCGCGCCGACCGTGAGCGTCCCGAGGAGCAGCCCCACCTCGAGCTCGCGGCCGAACCCGACCCGCGTGTAGGTCATGACCGCGGCGTAGGCGAGGGCGATGCCCATCCCGGGGACGATCGCCGGGGCGTCGGCGAGCCGACGGCGGAGGCGTCGCCACCAGGTGGTCGGCGGGGGCGCGGTGTCGTCCACGGTCGGCCGCGGGTCAGGCGTCGGCGTGACGCGTGGGCGCGGCGTCCGCGGCAGCCCCGCTCGCCCCGTCGCGCGCGCGGAGCTGGCCCAGCAGGTCGTCGATGCGGGGCAGGGCGCGGCGCGCCTGCACGATGCTGACGGCGCCGAGCACGAGGAACGCGACCACGATGATCCAGCCGGCGGGGGAGTCCGGGCTCACGACGACCGCCGCGACGCCCATCGCGACCAGCACCGCGACGAGCACGGGCATCAGCCACATCGACCGACGGAACTGCCGACGCCGCCACTCGAGGGCGGGGATCCACGCGGCGGGGTCGGCGTCGGGCGGCAGCTGCCGGCTCGTCAGCGACGTGGTCACCTCGGCCATCGTGTCGGCCCCGCCGCTGCGACGGCGCTGACGGGCGATGACGAACGTCATCACGCCGGCGATGGACAGCGAGCTGACGAGGGTCGAGATCATGCGGCCGGGCGAGAGGGCGTCGTCGAGCAGGAGGGGCCCGATCAAGGTGCGGACGACGAAGACGGTGGCCGCGAGGACGAGGAACACGATCCCCAGGGGAGCCCGCTGGAACCGGTCCGACAGGGCCTTCATGCGGTGGGGCCGGACGTGCGGCGGGTCGTCGGGGTCATGCTCGCTCCTCGGGTTCGCGGGGCGCCCGGTCGTCGCGCGCGCTGCACATTATCCAGCAGCCGGGGGAATCCGGTCGCCGGGGGACGGCGGCGCCCAGCCGGCACGGCGCTCCCCGTCGGCGTGGGCCTGCTCCTGCAGCGGGATGAGCAGGGCGTCGACGGCGTCGCGGCGGCGGCCGCGGGAGACGATCAGCACGGCGGCCCAGGAGACGAAGACCGCGAGGAACACGATCCCGGCGACGGCCCGGTCGCCGCTCGCCCCGTTCAGGAACGTCAGGGCCACGACGGCGACCAGCGCGATCGGCACGAGCGACGCCTCCTGCCGGATCTCCGCGCGGCGTCGTTCCAGCGCCGCGAGCCAGGCGCCGGGGTCCGCGCCCGCCGGGAGCTCGCCGTCCTCCGCGGCCTCGGACACCTCGACCCAGCTGGGGGTGCGCGCCCAG from Clavibacter michiganensis subsp. insidiosus harbors:
- a CDS encoding nucleotidyltransferase family protein: MAESGSREAADDGRRAAGIAGVVLAAGAGTRFGGPKALATHPDGTPWLATAIRALADAGCSPVLVVLGASADEAAALLDTLPESADAVVVRADDWADGMSASLRAALRAATALDPPPVALAVAPVDVPGLDAATVRRVLDAAPVDPTTLRQAVFRGRPGHPALLGRARWAPLAAEVHGDAGARAYLAARDAHLVEAADLSSGEDVDRCPRRGDS
- a CDS encoding phosphatase PAP2 family protein; the protein is MSPPSSWASSRASSASSPPRSARATACRPPRSSTGDPARGPRHRPTGDRLPSRRRPARARRPGRVARAATGVATRVGPSGTFAAFLVLGLLVITAASSLFAGLYVAGIDDDGVALLDEPALHLATDVRSPWLDTAVTVFTEAAGVYAVPIVSVAGIVAYLLVLRQMRRATRVLTYVIAMAFAASVSLSRVYLGHHWLTDVIAGWLLALAWLAVVVVAHRVRLRLMEPRERDADGT
- a CDS encoding sensor histidine kinase — protein: MDRYGETSIGRGSVSLQWALILSGVAASLYLAALGLGIALQLGGRGLQVRERLEVAEADLEVAGVELRIAQERSGIAQEVHDVLAHSLAVVVAVADGSRFLRETRPETTEEALREIAGTARSALLDLRGLTEELTDDAHRPQPGLADLPALIRGMAATGMRVDLRTSGRPGGLTPSQQLSVYRIVQESLTNALKHTRGTATVDVSFVGERPGLALTVRSRGSEPEPEPASTLPPARSREPGADRRARVRDPAADLLTRVAGDVSPPTPAAPARARPRWPARAGPSAA
- a CDS encoding amidohydrolase family protein codes for the protein MSDPRTTPSPDASAPAARRAVHRGHVLHITGSPLVQDARRHLVSVPDGALAVDDAGRIAWVGPFRELPAAFADAPVHGDASDFLIPGFVDAHVHFPQTYTTSAHGGGQLLEWLDSCVFPSEARLEDEGFARMIAADFTRRRVMAGTTSALVFGSAFPHAQDALFEASRDAGLRLVSGRGIQTVGSGPATPLLTSEEDAIALSCAEIDRWHAVDTGDATTAMLQVAIVPRFSLSVTPTTLRGLGELYDVARGEGVHFHSHLNENDRPGTGEIAAVREVFGTDTYLDTYDGLFLPGSARGGSSLLGRRSVFAHAVHCQDSELARLAETGSSIAHCPTSQQFLGSGTMPWRRTVASGVNVAIGSDVGAGDEWLVSRVLNDAFKVHLSEPGDAGVEIGAAELLFTGTLAGARALDMEDRYGNLDVGKDADFLTIRPDLWEPLALTLAHGIRADDDARATDQILFTLLMGLREPAIAGVHVQGRRVSAG
- a CDS encoding membrane protein, whose amino-acid sequence is MDDTAPPPTTWWRRLRRRLADAPAIVPGMGIALAYAAVMTYTRVGFGRELEVGLLLGTLTVGAVAGLIITVGFSLRRRGTPSRLRWVDVSEAIDDGHLPADADADSWRFLLLRRREVHDQLGGPWAVLVAAVLLIGTIALGVPGGPPYAWSLPAAIAVAVAGMATVRRRRLERIDALLQPLLAEEARIARRHDAGGRDDEPAEQE